A DNA window from Mobula hypostoma chromosome 3, sMobHyp1.1, whole genome shotgun sequence contains the following coding sequences:
- the LOC134343730 gene encoding GATA zinc finger domain-containing protein 14-like, whose amino-acid sequence MRFQLARSWGRAAIHSQERHLQEPSRDLGGQLHQPTQGHLHQPTQGHFHQQRDNFTNEHRDNFTNQQRDIFTNQHRDNFTNQHTDIFNNQQRDIFTNQHRDISTNQNRDIFTNQHEDIFTNQCRDKFTNQYRDIFNNQHEDIFTNQHWDIITNQCRDNFTNQYRDNFTNQNRDIFNNQHKDIFNNQHKDIFNNQHSDIFNNQHSDIFTNQHRDIFTNTGTSSTTKTGTSSTSNTMISSTTNTGTSSPTNTGTTSPNNTGTTSTSQHKNIFAKQHLYWDILTNQHRVIFSNQHKDNFTNQHRDIFTNQHKVNYTNTGTSSTTKTGTSSTSNTGTSSPTNTGTSSPTNTGTTSPTNTGTTSPTNTGTSSTTKTGTSSPINTRTSSTSNTMTSSTTNTGTSSPTNTDNFTHIGTSSSNQHRNIFTNQHRNNFTNQHRDIFTNTGTSSPTNTGITSTSQHKNIFAKQHQYWDILTNQHRGISPTNTGTTLPTNTDIFNNQHRVKLG is encoded by the exons ATGCGGTTCCAGCTGGCTCGGAGCTGGGGAAGGGCAGCGATACACTCACAGGAGCGACATCTGCAGGAGCCGAGCAGAGACCTCGGC GGTCAACTTCACCAACCAACACAGGGACATCTTCACCAACCAACACAGGGGCATTTTCACCAACAAAGGGACAACTTCACTAACGAACACAGGGACAACTTCACCAACCAACAAAGGGACATCTTCACCAACCAACACAGGGACAACTTTACCAACCAACACACGGACATCTTCAACAACCAACAAAGGGACATCTTCACCAACCAACACAGGGACATCTCCACCAACCAAAACAGGGACATCTTCACCAATCAACACGAGGACATTTTCACCAACCAATGCAGGGACAAATTCACCAACCAATACAGGGACATCTTCAACAATCAACACGAGGACATTTTCACCAACCAACACTGGGACATTATCACCAACCAATGCAGGGACAACTTCACCAACCAATACAGGGACAACTTCACCAACCAAAACAGGGACATCTTCAACAATCAacacaaggacatcttcaacaatcaacataaggacatcttcaacaaccaacacagtgacatcttcaacaaccaacacagtgacATCTTCACCAACCAACACAGGGACATTTTCACCAACACAGGGACATCTTCAACAACCAAAACAGGGACATCTTCAACAAGCAACACAATGATAtcttcaacaaccaacacagggaCATCTTCTCCAACCAACACAGGGACAACTTCACCAAACAACACAGGGACAACTTCAACCAGCCAACATAAAAACATCTttgccaagcaacatctatacTGGGATATCCTTACCAACCAACACAGGGTCATCTTCTCCAACCAACACAAGGACAACTTCACCAACCAACACAGGGACATCTTCACCAACCAACACAAGGTCAACTACACCAACACAGGGACATCTTCAACAACCAAAACAGGGACATCTTCAACAAGCAACACAGGGACATCTTCTCCAACCAACACAGGGACATCTTCTCCAACCAACACAGGGACAACTTCACCAACCAACACAGGGACAACTTCACCAACCAACACTGGGACATCTTCAACAACCAAAACAGGGACATCTTCACCCATCAacacaaggacatcttcaacaagcAACACAATGACAtcttcaacaaccaacacagggaCATCTTCACCAACCAACACAGACAACTTCACCCACATAGGGACATCTTCATCCAACCAACACAGGAACATCTTCACCAACCAACACAGGAACAACTTCACCAACCAACACAGGGACATCTTCACAAACACAGGGACATCTTCACCAACCAACACAGGGATAACTTCAACCAGCCAACATAAAAACATCTTTGCCAAGCAACATCAATACTGGGATATCCTTACCAACCAACACAGGGGCATCTCTCCAACCAACACAGGGACAACTTTACCAACCAACACGGACAtcttcaacaaccaacacagggTCAAATTAGGGTAA